DNA sequence from the Sulfurimonas sp. genome:
TTTTATGTTTATCATGGATGAAAATCTGGAAAATGCTATATTTAGCAAAGCCAAACCATCTATGGAAGAAAAAGCATTTGACTCCTATAAAACACAAGGTACAGCACCTGCCGTTTCTCTAAACAACGAAGAGATGAGCAATATATCTCTGATTATGGATGTTAAACTTCCGGTAAAAGTTAGAATCGGAAAGAAAAAAATGCTCTTAAAAGATGTTTTAAATATGGATATAGGTTCTGTGGTAGAGTTAAACCAATTGGCAAACGATCCGCTTGAGATATTAGTTGACGACCATGTTATAGCAGAGGGCGAAGTTGTTATCGTAGACGGTAACTTCGGTGTTCAGATAACGACGATAGGAACAAAAAGAGAGAGACTTAATCAGTTAAGATCATAAGGAACAGTTTTAAATGCGTAAAAATAGAGATGATTTAGCCAAAAAATACATTAAAGAGATTAAATCAGCCGATGTTTGGAGTGTTTTTAAAATTATTGCAGATTTTGTAAAAGGTTTTGACGAATTAGGAGAACTTGGACCGACGGTAACCATGTTTGGAAGCTCAAAGGTAGACAGTGACAGCAAGTATTACAAAAAAGCACAAGAGTTATCTTCTATATTGGCACAAAGAGGTTTTAACATAATGACGGGCGGCGGACCGGGAGTTATGGAAGCCGCAAACAGAGGTGCATTTGAACATAAAAGTGTTGAATCTATCGGTCTAAATATAGATCTTCCGTTTGAACAAATCCCCAATAAATATACTACGACAGAGCTAAGTTTTGACTATTTCTTTTCAAGAAAAGTGATGCTTGTTAAGTACTCTATAGCTTATGTTATTTTTCCCGGCGGTTACGGAACATTGGATGAACTTTTTGAAGCTCTAACGCTTATTCAAACAAAAAAAATAACGGGCGTTAAAGTCTTTATGATAGGAGTCTCTTATTATAAGCCTCTTTTTAAGTTCATAGAAAATAAGTTGTACAAAAACGGCATGATTACCCAAGAAGATTTTGAACAGATTAGACTCACGGATGATTTGGGGCAAGTAGTCGAAGAGATTGAGGCATCTGTTTTAGATCAAATTAAAATTCTTCAAGAATGCGGACTCGGCGATACCCATTACTGCAAATCTCTTATGGAATTTTTTGAAGATAAAAACATAGATATAGATAAAAAAGAAGTTCAGTAATATGAAAAGTAAAAAAGTTTTAGTAGGAATGAGCGGAGGCGTAGACTCTACGATATCTGCACTGCTCTTAAAGGAAGAGGGGTATGAAGTCGAGGGTTTGTATATGAAGCTTCATTCCAAAGTCGGATATCATGAGATAAATCAGGCAAGAGCGCAAAGAGCAGCTGATTTTGTCGGTATGAAACTGCATGTATTAGATTTGCAAGAGACTTTCAATAGAGA
Encoded proteins:
- a CDS encoding TIGR00730 family Rossman fold protein — encoded protein: MRKNRDDLAKKYIKEIKSADVWSVFKIIADFVKGFDELGELGPTVTMFGSSKVDSDSKYYKKAQELSSILAQRGFNIMTGGGPGVMEAANRGAFEHKSVESIGLNIDLPFEQIPNKYTTTELSFDYFFSRKVMLVKYSIAYVIFPGGYGTLDELFEALTLIQTKKITGVKVFMIGVSYYKPLFKFIENKLYKNGMITQEDFEQIRLTDDLGQVVEEIEASVLDQIKILQECGLGDTHYCKSLMEFFEDKNIDIDKKEVQ